In Xiphophorus couchianus chromosome 24, X_couchianus-1.0, whole genome shotgun sequence, a single genomic region encodes these proteins:
- the LOC114140504 gene encoding BCL-6 corepressor-like isoform X4 codes for MDVRAGRTGSSVRKEDPVRDGELQVDARTAHKMNPLAALSIDRNALVGESIRPHGGLIYPGIHPLSAQKPQDAGASLRLGYDLLYKPAVPLLEGQKSVNGCAELYKNSPQGLQKPLLVSAAEGNSLGLNPRSLPVEKQSEGSLNGAGNFLRLPWISPYMDASMYPFLDMAYKTSLLSASPFTQQQLAYQSLCATGSNTPGDERLFFISPYSPAHIASALAHPIRMSSVNLTRAVLSPRSHSQDKTLQGFGAQLPQELSAFSTSSQTRQESQMQMQHSECQREVKACQSGSTKSAVSSGTHVNSSPVSQPPTSVPQSTADPQKHLYKKATSPSLPASHPFYLASQRSRSTNSGSSNTKDSNYKAETHSTRAKTSPGTAVPQKATKKLEGKANPAEELEEFPNKFPSKAPAVASLEYLQPSRYRAGANQKQDLKEGRSLPISSLTKTSDHEMTSGVITDHNICSQTTSSAVDTTRNQQESPVPTESVGQVTSIPSTASSGQCPASTSKPEWPKVSTADSVKGSKGETCSRKQSKNPSKPDSKESQPDPSQYQQFNPENKNSSNQIHRDSYLPHSLGYANRYVPYSVAETLSMQRMTTKGHVFPHPLLLGNSNFYQSHGLPYGILPYQSSDKMASMSNCPGLENKDPNHNLSKIHSKTRDEEQFMNQKRQDGSHGHKNDDENEKTMKPASKAAPDKAQSAARDDVVCIDLVREEENDNNCNPLMEVPHKQGTSGGNQFKGKKSWLPEGTHWIQKAEQSRSSLPQTPSSCNVSPLPCSSQELSEEEKPESPFPDIPEELTMQCARTSSWQFSRNSKASGGDATVTPGVVSKEAKPESSSKCDGPQQGPPENPISLVPNGGEGSSGETKRTIINPKTPAFVGGDLSESPGSTSKGLVSNDSSPQVPSWSVLNPRFPTEKVTNSWPSLYRSIDPKVPTCTTDRSPNVGGSSGSNVGLKVSVNEPRIFSCSPGENRNSVVSSCGNGIEPFGNSEKHNATWPSFSLRAPAFGKTSPTSGNAALDGLMLFPNSNHRLSSSGSFTEGPSGPNLLATDGVHSNLTPHVDKDLLIKASCTNEGKNLQDTATLLEDDPEDSDSCRNRQSSFSKKTTNSPDCVGSHLKDMTSDLLSDVSEQSALQRAMLQFSELELREGGGRGEEEEEELADGQQEAGRRDEEEDEEEERKNREEGGGERRGTPSAAAETLRGLNPSCSLKHRLYRHTEPLPVLQERDDHQIQPFGSGAPFQGSRLALRSSPNIPMSRRRIFSLEPFHQSSIISSRQKRGRGEAGGDDCGTGSPTKRVRVTNDSILDDVKKLKVRIELNGLRLNKPRPPGELSQWLPSGDKSTELEGKLSPERSEVNGSWSEPRFLRRDAATVFHQAPPSLTSMTSMTSTRLQDKLPTAGESLKVCAPPSSFPGDHHLFRFHGDGLDAPKGKRPFKMKHSLGAERDEGGSDDEERSGKVSQLDASKSPDQNPASPETQQSARPVPPEVRRLIVNKNVGETLLHRAARLGYQEVVLYCLERRLCDVNHRDNAGYCALHEACARGWLGIVRLLIGHGADVNCGSQDGTRPLHDAVENDHLEVVRFLLACGADPTLTTYSGRGPLSMTHSAAMETFLEDYLSDIQGRSEGDPGICWEFHGSSVCEPTYEGGAYNILADPPGPDEDEEDEEEDMEEENRVRREVFEFELSDRPLLPCYNIQVAPSQG; via the exons GTAGATGCCAGAACAGCTCACAAGATGAACCCCCTAGCAGCCCTCAGCATTGACCGAAACGCTCTGGTGGGGGAAAGTATCCGCCCCCATGGAGGACTCATCTACCCGGGTATCCACCCTCTTTCTGCGCAGAAGCCCCAGGATGCTGGTGCCTCCCTGCGACTCGGCTATGACCTCCTGTATAAGCCAGCTGTACCCCTTCTGGAAGGCCAGAAGTCTGTCAATGGATGTGCTGAACTATATAAAAACTCACCTCAAGGGCTGCAGAAGCCTCTGCTTGTCTCTGCTGCAGAAGGGAACAGCCTGGGGTTGAACCCCCGGTCTCTGCCTGTGGAGAAGCAGTCAGAAGGGAGTCTGAACGGTGCTGGTAACTTTCTCAGGTTGCCTTGGATTAGCCCGTACATGGATGCTTCAATGTACCCCTTCCTGGACATGGCGTACAAGACGTCCCTCTTGTCTGCATCGCCCTTCACCCAGCAGCAGCTGGCGTATCAGTCGCTATGTGCCACTGGAAGTAACACGCCTGGAGATGAAAgacttttcttcatttctccGTATTCTCCGGCTCATATTGCCTCCGCGCTGGCTCATCCCATCAGGATGTCCTCAGTCAACCTCACCCGGGCCGTCCTCTCACCCCGGTCCCACAGCCAGGACAAGACCTTGCAGGGCTTTGGAGCACAGTTGCCTCAAGAGCTTTCTGCTTTCAGCACCAGTTCTCAGACTCGCCAGGAGTCCCAGATGCAGATGCAGCATTCTGAGTGTCAGCGTGAAGTAAAGGCGTGTCAGTCCGGTTCTACCAAGAGCGCCGTCAGCAGTGGCACTCACGTTAACTCATCTCCAGTGTCCCAACCACCCACCTCAGTTCCTCAGTCCACTGCAGACCCTCAGAAGCATCTTTACAAGAAGGCCACTTCGCCCTCACTTCCTGCTTCACATCCCTTCTACCTGGCCTCCCAGCGCAGCCGCTCCACCAACTCAGGTAGCAGTAATACCAAAGACTCCAACTATAAAGCTGAAACTCACTCAACACGTGCAAAGACGTCACCGGGCACCGCTGTACCTCAGAAAGCTACCAAAAAGCTGGAAGGAAAAGCAAATCCTGCTGAAGAGTTGGAGGAATTCCCAAATAAATTCCCATCCAAAGCGCCGGCTGTGGCCAGTTTGGAGTATTTACAACCATCTCGCTACCGGGCAGGAGCCAATCAGAAGCAAGACCTCAAAGAGGGGCGATCTCTACCCATTAGCTCTTTGACAAAGACCTCAGATCATGAAATGACCTCTGGGGTTATCACTGACCATAACATTTGCTCCCAAACTACAAGTAGTGCAGTGGACACTACTCGGAATCAGCAGGAATCTCCAGTTCCAACTGAATCTGTGGGGCAGGTAACCAGTATTCCCAGTACGGCATCTTCTGGACAATGTCCTGCCTCCACATCAAAACCTGAATGGCCCAAAGTTTCTACTGCTGATTCTGTAAAAGGCAGCAAAGGGGAAACTTGCTCTagaaaacagagtaaaaatcCTTCCAAGCCCGACTCTAAAGAGAGCCAACCGGATCCGTCACAGTACCAACAGTTCAacccagaaaacaaaaactcctcCAACCAAATTCATAGGGACTCTTACCTACCTCATAGTTTAGGTTATGCTAACCGCTACGTCCCTTACTCTGTCGCTGAGACTCTGTCAATGCAGCGAATGACAACTAAGGGCCACGTCTTCCCCCATCCACTTTTGCTTGGCAACAGCAACTTTTACCAGTCACATGGCCTCCCGTATGGAATATTACCTTACCAGAGCTCAGATAAGATGGCCTCCATGTCTAACTGTCCAGGTCTCGAAAACAAAGATCCAAATCATAATTTGTCTAAGATCCATAGTAAAACCAGAGATGAAGAACAATTCATGAATCAGAAAAGGCAGGATGGTAGCCATGGTCACAAGAACGACGACGAGAATGAAAAAACCATGAAACCAGCTTCAAAAGCAGCGCCAGATAAAGCCCAGTCTGCTGCCAGGGACGATGTAGTTTGCATTGATTTGGTACGTGAGGAGGAAAATGACAACAACTGTAACCCTCTCATGGAAGTTCCCCACAAACAGGGAACCAGTGGAGGGAACCAGTTCAAAGGTAAGAAGTCATGGCTTCCAGAAGGAACTCATTGGATCCAGAAGGCAGAGCAGAGTCGGAGCTCGCTACCCCAGACTCCATCCAGCTGTAATGTTTCACCGCTACCTTGTAGTAGTCAAGAACTCTCAGAAGAGGAGAAACCAGAAAGTCCATTTCCAGACATCCCAGAAGAGCTGACAATGCAATGTGCACGAACATCCTCTTGGCAGTTCTCCAGAAACTCTAAAGCTTCTGGTGGCGATGCCACCGTGACACCAGGAGTTGTTTCAAAGGAAGCAAAGCCTGAATCTTCAAGTAAATGTGACGGCCCTCAACAAGGCCCTCCAGAAAATCCAATCTCATTGGTTCCCAACGGTGGTGAAGGTAGTTCTGGTGAAACAAAACGTACAATCATCAATCCAAAGACTCCAGCTTTTGTTGGTGGTGATCTGTCTGAAAGTCCAGGTTCCACCAGTAAGGGACTGGTTTCTAATGATTCCAGTCCTCAGGTCCCATCGTGGAGCGTGTTAAATCCCAGATTCCCAACTGAGAAAGTCACAAACTCTTGGCCTTCCCTGTATCGGAGCATCGACCCCAAAGTCCCAACATGTACCACAGACAGAAGTCCAAATGTTGGGGGATCAAGTGGCTCTAATGTCGGTTTGAAGGTATCAGTGAATGAACCCAGAATTTTCAGTTGTTCCCCTGGTGAAAATAGAAACTCTGTTGTTTCAAGCTGTGGAAACGGCATTGAACCGTTTGGTAACAGTGAGAAGCACAACGCTACATGGCCCAGTTTCAGCTTGAGGGCTCCGGCTTTTGGAAAAACCAGCCCAACCAGTGGGAATGCCGCCTTAGATGGCCTCATGTTGTTCCCAAACAGTAACCACAGGCTCTCCTCATCTGGAAGTTTCACTGAGGGCCCTTCTGGTCCGAACCTTTTGGCTACCGATGGAGTTCACAGTAACCTGACCCCACATGTTGACAAAGACCTTCTCATCAAGGCCAGCTGTACAAATGAAGGGAAGAATTTGCAGGATACTGCAACTCTCCTGGAAGATGATCCTGAAGACTCTGATAGCTGCAGAAACAGGCAGTCAAGCTTCAGCAAGAAGACGACAAACTCCCCTGACTGTGTGGGCAGCCATCTTAAAgacatgacctctgacctcctctCTGATGTCAGCGAGCAAAGTGCTCTACAG CGCGCCATGCTGCAGTTCTCTGAGCTGGAGctgagggagggaggaggaagaggagaggaggaggaggaggagctggcaGACGGCCAGCAGGAAGCTGGAAGAAGGGATgaagaagaggatgaggaggaggagaggaagaacagagaggagggaggaggggagcGGAGAGGAACTCCCTCTGCAGCCGCCGAGACTCTGAGAG GTTTAAATCCGTCCTGCTCTCTCAAACATCGTCTGTACCGCCACACAGAGCCACTTCCTGTCCTCCAGGAGAGGGACGACCATCAGATCCAGCCGTTTGGGTCCGGAGCTCCATTCCAAGGGAGCCGGCTCGCTCTGCGGTCCAGTCCAAACATCCCCATGAGCCGGCGGCGAATCTTCAGCCTGGAGCCGTTTCATCAGAGCAGCATCATCAGCAGCCGCCAGAAGAGAGGGAGGGGCGAGGCGGGAGGGGACGACTGCGGGACAGGAAGTCCAACCAAGAGAGTCAGAGTCACCAACG ACTCGATTCTGGACGACGTGAAGAAGCTGAAGGTCCGCATCGAGTTAAACGGCCTGCGACTTAACAAGCCCCGCCCACCCGGAGAGCTCAGCCAATGGCTGCCCTCTGGGGACAAATCCACAGAGCTGGAAGGGAAGTTGTCGCctgagaggtcagaggtgaacGGCAGCTGGAGCGAGCCCAGGTTCCTGAGGCGGGACGCTGCGACAG TTTTCCACCAGGCTCCTCCATCGCTGACCTCCATGACCTCCATGACCTCGACCCGACTGCAGGACAAACTTCCGACGGCCGGGGAGAGCCTGAAGGTCTGCGCTCCTCCATCTTCCTTCCCGGGCGACCATCACCTGTTCCGTTTCCATGGTGACGGCCTCGACGCGCCGAAGGGCAAACGTCCCTTCAAGATGAAGCACTCTCTGGGGGCGGAGCGAGACGAAGGAGGAAGTGATGATGAGGAGCGGAGCGGGAAG GTCTCCCAGTTGGACGCCTCCAAGTCTCCCGATCAGAACCCCGCCTCTCCAGAGACCCAGCAGTCGGCTCGGCCCGTCCCTCCGGAGGTCCGGCGCCTCATCGTGAACAAAAACGTCGGGGAGACGCTGCTGCATCGCGCCGCGCGGCTGGGCTACCAG GAGGTGGTGCTGTACTGCCTGGAGCGCCGGCTGTGTGACGTGAACCACAGAGACAACGCCGGGTACTGCGCCCTGCATGAGGCCTGCGCCCGCGGCTGGCTGGGCATCGTACGGCTGCTGATCGGACACGGCGCCGACGTCAACTGCGGCTCTCAGGACGGAACCAG